A portion of the Fusobacterium nucleatum genome contains these proteins:
- a CDS encoding CoA-disulfide reductase yields MNKKIIIVGGVAAGMSAASKAKRIDKSLDITVYEMTDAISWGACGLPYYVGDFYPNASLMVAKTYEEFQKEGINVKIKHKVENIDFKNKRIFVRNLNENKVFEDNYDKLVIATGASSTSPKDIKNLDAEGVYHLKTFNEGLEVKKEMMKKENENIIIIGAGYIGIEIAEAALKLGKNVRIFQHSARILNKTFDKEITDLLENHIREHEKISLHLNESPVEVRTFEDKVIGLKTDKKEYVANLIIVATGVKPNTEFLKDTGIELFKNGAIIINRFGETNIPNVYAAGDCATVYHSVLEKNVYIALATTANKLGRLIGENLTGTNKVFIGTLGSAGIKVLEFEAARTGITEQEAKDNNINYKTIFVDGEDHSAYYPGGEDVYIKLIYNADTKILLGAQLAGKRGAALRTDSLAVAIQNKMTVQELANMDFLYAPPFATTWDIMNVAGNVAK; encoded by the coding sequence ATGAATAAAAAAATTATAATTGTAGGTGGGGTTGCAGCAGGCATGAGTGCAGCTTCAAAAGCAAAAAGAATAGATAAAAGTTTAGATATAACAGTTTATGAAATGACAGATGCAATATCTTGGGGAGCTTGTGGCTTACCATATTATGTTGGAGATTTTTACCCTAATGCTTCTTTAATGGTAGCAAAAACTTATGAAGAGTTTCAAAAAGAAGGTATCAATGTAAAAATTAAACATAAGGTTGAAAATATAGATTTTAAAAACAAGAGAATTTTTGTTAGAAACTTAAACGAAAATAAAGTTTTTGAAGATAATTATGATAAATTAGTTATAGCAACTGGTGCAAGTTCAACAAGTCCCAAAGATATTAAAAACTTAGATGCTGAAGGAGTTTATCATTTAAAAACTTTTAATGAAGGTTTAGAAGTAAAAAAAGAAATGATGAAAAAAGAAAATGAAAATATAATTATTATTGGAGCTGGATATATTGGAATTGAAATCGCAGAGGCTGCTTTAAAACTTGGAAAGAATGTAAGAATTTTTCAACATTCAGCTAGAATTTTAAATAAAACTTTTGATAAAGAAATTACAGATTTATTAGAAAATCATATTAGAGAACACGAAAAAATATCTTTACACTTAAATGAAAGTCCAGTTGAAGTAAGAACTTTTGAAGATAAAGTTATAGGTTTAAAAACAGATAAAAAAGAATATGTGGCAAATTTAATAATTGTTGCAACAGGTGTTAAACCTAATACAGAATTTTTAAAAGATACAGGTATTGAATTATTTAAAAATGGTGCTATTATAATAAATAGATTTGGAGAAACTAATATTCCTAATGTTTATGCAGCAGGAGATTGTGCAACTGTATATCATTCAGTTTTAGAAAAAAATGTGTACATTGCACTTGCAACAACAGCCAATAAATTAGGTAGACTTATTGGAGAAAATTTAACTGGTACTAATAAGGTATTTATTGGAACATTAGGTTCTGCAGGAATAAAAGTTTTAGAATTTGAAGCAGCAAGAACAGGAATAACAGAACAAGAAGCTAAAGATAATAATATAAATTATAAGACTATTTTTGTTGATGGAGAAGATCATTCAGCATACTATCCTGGTGGAGAAGATGTATATATAAAACTTATTTATAATGCAGATACAAAAATTTTATTAGGGGCACAGCTTGCAGGGAAAAGAGGGGCAGCATTAAGAACTGATTCATTAGCAGTTGCCATACAAAACAAAATGACAGTTCAAGAATTGGCAAATATGGATTTCTTGTATGCACCTCCATTTGCAACAACTTGGGATATTATGAATGTAGCAGGTAATGTAGCAAAGTAG
- a CDS encoding DJ-1 family glyoxalase III, whose amino-acid sequence MKTYVFLADGFEILETFAPVDVLKRCGAEVVTVSTEKDLFVASSQKNIVKADAMLSDIDYKTADLIIIPGGYPGYVNLRENKEVVDIVKYFLDNDKYVASICGGPTIFSYNNLANGTKLTGHSSTKEELSKNHIYVDVPTHIDRKIITGVGAGQAINFAFKIAEQFFDKEKIEEVKKGMEII is encoded by the coding sequence ATGAAAACTTATGTTTTTTTAGCAGACGGCTTTGAAATTTTGGAAACTTTTGCACCTGTTGATGTTTTAAAAAGATGTGGAGCAGAGGTTGTAACTGTGTCAACTGAAAAAGATTTATTTGTTGCTAGTTCACAAAAAAATATTGTAAAAGCTGATGCTATGTTATCAGATATTGACTATAAAACAGCAGATTTAATTATAATTCCTGGTGGTTATCCTGGATATGTTAATTTAAGAGAAAATAAAGAAGTTGTTGATATAGTTAAGTATTTTTTAGATAACGATAAATATGTTGCTTCAATATGTGGAGGACCAACAATTTTTTCATATAATAACCTAGCAAATGGTACAAAATTAACTGGGCATTCTTCTACAAAAGAAGAATTATCTAAAAATCATATTTATGTAGATGTTCCTACTCATATAGATAGAAAAATTATTACAGGAGTTGGGGCAGGTCAAGCTATAAATTTTGCCTTTAAAATTGCTGAACAATTTTTTGACAAAGAAAAAATTGAAGAAGTGAAGAAAGGAATGGAAATAATTTAA
- a CDS encoding AAA family ATPase → MFTYIKLKNYKSLIELEVDLTKKENTPKKLISIYGENGIGKSNFVDSFYTLKRIISTRTINEKVRILTEKQKDLQSNDFDKALYFFGQLGSIIKNGFFSDSTDIITESKTINSKDNMVIEVGFKIKSKSGIYRIETDDTDIISEKLDFTLNKNKVNFFEITKKEKNLNESVFIDNEYKKEILSIIEKYWGKHSLLSLIAYEIEDKKENYVKKRIFNGIFEVINFFLSLSILSRNKMEVFKDIEKEKLFYGTLSINEEKKLTNIENVINTFFIALFSDIKQAYYKKKIDSDKINYILCFKKNIYNKLIDIEYNRESTGTKNILKILPYLISAAKGKTVIIDEIDNGIHDLLMLKILENLSEDLKGQLIITTHNTLLLEEEFIKDSIYIFKVDENANKQLISLKKFEGRIHPNLSIRKRYLKGLYGGIPFPMDIDFNELIESM, encoded by the coding sequence GTGTTTACATATATTAAATTAAAAAATTATAAATCATTAATTGAGCTTGAAGTAGATTTAACTAAAAAAGAAAATACTCCTAAAAAATTAATTTCTATTTATGGAGAAAATGGAATTGGAAAATCAAATTTTGTAGATAGTTTTTATACCTTAAAAAGAATTATAAGTACAAGAACAATAAATGAAAAAGTTAGAATTTTAACTGAAAAACAAAAAGATTTACAAAGTAATGATTTTGATAAAGCATTATATTTTTTTGGACAATTAGGAAGCATTATAAAAAACGGATTTTTTTCAGATTCTACTGATATTATCACTGAATCTAAAACAATTAATTCAAAAGATAACATGGTAATAGAAGTTGGTTTTAAGATTAAATCAAAAAGTGGTATTTATCGTATAGAAACTGATGACACAGATATTATATCTGAGAAATTAGACTTTACTTTAAATAAAAATAAAGTTAATTTTTTTGAAATTACAAAAAAAGAAAAAAATCTCAATGAAAGTGTATTTATTGATAATGAATATAAAAAGGAAATTCTTTCCATTATAGAAAAATATTGGGGAAAACACTCTCTACTGTCTTTAATAGCATATGAAATTGAGGACAAAAAAGAAAACTATGTAAAGAAAAGAATTTTTAATGGAATATTTGAAGTAATAAACTTTTTCTTGTCTTTATCTATTCTTTCAAGAAATAAAATGGAGGTATTTAAAGATATTGAAAAAGAAAAATTATTTTATGGAACTTTATCTATTAATGAAGAAAAAAAACTTACAAATATTGAGAATGTTATAAATACTTTTTTTATAGCTTTATTTTCTGATATAAAACAAGCATATTATAAGAAAAAAATTGACAGTGATAAAATCAATTATATTTTATGTTTTAAGAAAAATATTTATAATAAATTAATTGATATAGAATATAATAGAGAATCAACAGGAACTAAAAATATTTTAAAAATTTTACCTTACTTAATTTCTGCTGCAAAAGGAAAAACAGTTATTATAGATGAAATTGATAATGGAATTCATGATTTATTAATGTTAAAAATTTTAGAAAATCTTTCAGAAGATTTAAAAGGACAACTTATTATAACAACTCATAATACCTTATTATTAGAAGAAGAATTTATTAAAGATTCAATCTATATCTTTAAAGTAGATGAAAATGCAAATAAACAACTTATATCATTAAAGAAATTTGAAGGAAGAATACATCCTAATCTGAGCATTAGAAAGAGATATTTAAAAGGTTTGTATGGTGGAATTCCTTTTCCTATGGATATTGATTTTAATGAATTAATTGAAAGTATGTGA
- a CDS encoding Dps family protein, whose product MKNKENLNKYLSNLGILITKTHNLHWNVVGARFKAIHEYTESLYDYYFEKFDEVAEAFKMKGEFPLVKVADYLKHATVKELEAKDFTIPEVVTSIKEDIELMLADARKIREVANEEDDFLVANMMEDQIEYFVKQLWFISAMAK is encoded by the coding sequence ATGAAAAACAAAGAAAATTTAAACAAATATTTATCAAACTTAGGAATTTTAATTACTAAAACTCATAATCTACATTGGAATGTAGTTGGAGCTAGATTTAAAGCTATACATGAATATACTGAATCATTGTATGACTACTATTTTGAAAAATTTGATGAAGTTGCTGAAGCTTTTAAGATGAAAGGTGAATTCCCATTAGTAAAAGTTGCTGATTATTTAAAACATGCAACTGTTAAAGAATTAGAAGCAAAAGATTTTACAATCCCAGAAGTAGTAACTAGTATAAAAGAAGATATAGAATTAATGTTAGCAGATGCTAGAAAAATAAGAGAAGTTGCTAATGAAGAAGATGATTTCTTAGTTGCTAATATGATGGAAGATCAAATTGAATATTTTGTAAAACAATTATGGTTTATCTCAGCTATGGCTAAATAA
- a CDS encoding lysine exporter LysO family protein, with translation MIIVSCAVIVGILLGYFTKSYINFDISLLIQFGLYLLLFFIGIDIGKNDNILNDLKKLNKKVLFLPFITIIASLAGGAVASILLSLSMGESVAISAGMGWYSFSAIELSKVSVELGGIAFLSNIFRELLAIFLIPIIAKKIGSFESVSVAGATAMDSVLPIINKSNPAEISIISFYTGLVISIVVPILIPILVNIFSL, from the coding sequence ATGATAATAGTTTCTTGTGCAGTAATTGTTGGAATACTTTTAGGATATTTTACAAAATCATATATTAATTTTGATATTTCATTGCTTATACAATTTGGTCTATATCTATTATTATTTTTTATTGGAATAGATATTGGAAAAAATGATAACATTTTAAATGACTTAAAAAAATTAAATAAAAAAGTTTTATTTTTACCTTTTATAACTATTATTGCATCATTAGCAGGAGGAGCTGTTGCTTCAATATTGCTATCACTTTCAATGGGAGAATCTGTTGCTATAAGTGCTGGTATGGGTTGGTATTCTTTTTCTGCCATTGAACTTTCAAAAGTAAGTGTAGAGTTAGGAGGAATTGCTTTTTTATCTAATATATTCAGAGAGTTATTAGCCATATTTTTAATACCTATTATTGCTAAAAAAATAGGTTCATTCGAATCTGTTTCTGTTGCAGGAGCAACTGCTATGGATTCAGTATTACCAATTATAAATAAAAGTAATCCTGCTGAAATATCTATAATTTCATTTTATACTGGGCTTGTAATTTCAATTGTAGTTCCAATTTTAATTCCAATTTTAGTAAATATTTTTTCATTATAG
- a CDS encoding ABC transporter ATP-binding protein, with amino-acid sequence MLKKFISYYKPHKKMFFLDLLAAFFISICDLFYPVLTRTILYDFIPHKKLKVIFLFLIVLFFIYIIKMLLNYFVGFYGHVVGVKIQADMRRDLFKHIQNMPISYFDKNQTGDIMSRIINDLVDISELAHHGPEDVFISGVLVIGSFIYLVNLNAILTCIVFFFIPILALLTILLRNRMMKAFAETRVTVGAINANLSNAISGIRVSKSFNNSKYEFNKFELGNIKYIIARKAAYLWLAVFQGGIYYIIDMLYLVMLLSGSIFTYYNKITVIDFVTYMLFVNMLITPVKRLINSVEQFQNGMSGFRRFFEIINIPEEEEGKLEVGKLKGDIVFDNVTFRYEENENVFDNFSLKIKAGTNVALVGESGVGKSTICHLIPRFYEILGGKITIDNIDIREMSLSSLRKNIGIVSQDVFLFTGTIKENIAYGKLDATDEEIYRAAKYANIHDYIMTLEKGYDTQVGERGIRLSGGQKQRISIARVFLANPPILILDEATSALDSITERNIQKSLDELSEGRTTLVVAHRLTTIRKADVIIVITKDGIAEMGNHEELMNMKGIYYKLNQA; translated from the coding sequence ATGTTAAAAAAATTCATTTCATACTATAAACCACATAAAAAAATGTTTTTTTTAGATTTATTAGCTGCATTTTTTATTTCAATCTGTGATTTATTTTACCCAGTACTTACTCGAACAATCTTATATGATTTCATTCCGCATAAAAAATTAAAAGTAATATTTCTATTTTTAATTGTTTTATTTTTTATCTATATAATAAAAATGTTGCTTAATTATTTTGTTGGTTTTTATGGACATGTTGTTGGTGTTAAAATACAAGCTGATATGAGAAGAGATTTATTCAAACATATCCAAAATATGCCAATATCTTATTTTGATAAAAATCAAACTGGGGATATTATGTCAAGAATTATAAATGATTTAGTTGATATCTCAGAACTTGCTCACCATGGTCCAGAAGATGTATTTATTTCAGGAGTTTTAGTTATAGGTTCTTTTATATATTTAGTAAACTTAAATGCTATATTAACTTGTATAGTTTTCTTTTTTATACCAATTTTGGCATTACTTACAATCTTATTGAGAAATAGAATGATGAAAGCTTTTGCTGAAACAAGAGTTACTGTTGGAGCTATAAATGCAAACTTATCTAATGCTATATCTGGTATTCGTGTATCAAAATCTTTTAATAACAGTAAATATGAATTTAATAAATTTGAATTAGGAAATATTAAATATATTATCGCTCGTAAAGCTGCTTATTTATGGTTAGCGGTATTTCAAGGTGGAATTTATTATATTATAGATATGTTGTATCTTGTTATGTTATTAAGTGGAAGTATATTTACTTATTACAATAAAATTACTGTAATTGATTTTGTAACATATATGTTGTTTGTTAATATGCTTATTACTCCTGTAAAAAGATTAATCAATTCTGTAGAACAATTTCAAAATGGAATGAGTGGTTTTAGAAGATTTTTTGAAATAATAAATATTCCTGAAGAAGAAGAAGGTAAACTTGAGGTAGGTAAACTAAAAGGAGATATTGTTTTTGATAATGTAACTTTTAGATATGAAGAAAATGAAAATGTTTTTGATAATTTTTCTTTAAAAATAAAAGCTGGAACAAATGTAGCATTAGTTGGAGAATCTGGTGTCGGAAAGAGTACAATCTGCCATTTAATACCTCGTTTCTATGAAATTTTAGGTGGGAAAATTACAATAGATAATATTGATATAAGGGAAATGTCCCTTTCTTCACTTAGAAAAAATATTGGAATTGTTAGTCAAGATGTATTTTTATTTACAGGTACAATAAAAGAAAATATTGCTTATGGAAAATTAGATGCTACTGATGAAGAAATTTATAGAGCTGCTAAATATGCCAATATTCATGATTATATAATGACTTTGGAAAAGGGGTATGACACACAGGTTGGAGAAAGAGGAATCCGTTTATCAGGAGGGCAAAAGCAAAGAATTTCCATTGCCAGAGTATTTTTAGCTAATCCACCTATTTTAATTTTAGATGAGGCTACAAGTGCACTGGACAGTATAACAGAAAGAAATATACAAAAATCTCTTGATGAACTTAGTGAAGGAAGAACTACTTTGGTTGTTGCACATAGATTAACAACTATAAGAAAAGCTGATGTTATAATAGTAATTACAAAAGATGGTATAGCTGAAATGGGTAATCATGAAGAATTGATGAATATGAAAGGTATTTATTATAAATTAAATCAAGCATAA